The DNA segment GACTATCCTTGTTTAAAGCAGTAAAACAAGTATGTTGATGGTCTGAAAGGGGAAAATTGAGCAAGACAGTGTGTGAGGTATTGTTCTTTAGATTTGGAAGGGAATACACATATTCACTTAGGTAGCTTGGTGTTTTGACTGTTCTGGATGGTCTTGTAGGACTTGGGAATGAGGAAGTGTCAGTGGTATGTTGGTCTGAAGTATTTGAAAGGATAGGTGAATTTTCAGAAACACCTGCATCAACAGGTGAATGATTGCTTTGATCAACTAGTGAGGAAATATCTTGATCACCTGGTAAAGAAGTGTTGGTGACAGAATTTGGTGAAGTCCTAGTTAGTGACTGACTATTACTCAAAGCATCATTTCTATGACCTTCACACGCAAGATTATAATGAAAAGATGGCAAAACACAAGGAAGAGAAGTGTGATCAGAAGACACTACAAAAGGGAAAACATGTTCATGGAATTGTACATCTCTGGAAATGTGTATTTTTTTAGTGGCTAAGTTTAGTACCCTGTAACCTTTTATTCCAAAGGGGTAACCTACAAAAACATGAGGCTCAGTTCTGGGTTCAAATTTGTCTTTATGAGTTTTAAGAGTGGTAGGATAACATAGGCATCCAAAACTTTTAAGGTGTGAATAATTGGGTTTCTTCTTATAAAGCATTTCAAAAGGTGATTTGTTATTCAGGATTGTAGAGGGTAGTCTGTTAATCAAGTATGTGGCTATGAGGATGCATTCTCCCCAATATTTGATAGGTAACTTGGACTGATACAGTAAGGCTCTTGTAGTTTCCAAtaaatatctgtgttttctttccaccacaccattttgttgaggtgtgtaTGGACAGGTTTTCTGGTGTATAATTCCTTTggaatgaaaaaataataaagtttcatTGTTGACAAACTCCAGTCCATTGTCAGACCTCATGGACTTAATGGAAGAATTAAACTGGTTTTCTATCATACACACAAAGGTTCTTAGAACTTGAAGTGTATTACTTTTACAACTCATAAAATATGTCCAGGTTGACCTACTAAAGTCATCAACTATGGTAAGAAAATATTTGTAATTGTCATGTGTGACTGTGTGGTATGGCCCCCAGAGGTCTATGTGTAATAGTTCAAAAACATTGGTAGATGATGTGTTTTTCTGTGGAAATGGTAGTCTTGTTTGTCTGGCCATAGGGAAAATTGAACATAAGAATGGTTGTTTGGGTGCAAAATTTACAGGTATGAATGATATTCCCCTCATTTTTACAAAAGGTACATGGCCCAATCTGTTGTGCCACAAATAGTCAACACAATTTTCATAAGACGAAGAATTAGAAAAGGatgcacacacattagtagaacaAGAAGATGTACAAGAACCTTTCTTATTTCTTGAAAGTGGAACATTTACAGATGATGATAAAAGGCAATTAACAGGACAAGTTTCTAAGTTGTCATTATTTACAGTGAGTGATTTATGTGGTTGTGCATTGTTTGAATTGCTAGTAGAAGCAGAACATGAATTTGAAATGAGAGAAGTGGGGACAGTAGCTAAACCAAGGAACTGGCATTTTGAGCAGAGGAAGTACAGACCATTCCTTGCTCTACCAATCTCCTGAGGCCTCTTCATTGAAGAGGCCTATAAAATGCATGAAGTATCAGAAAATTGGACAGTTGACTTAAGGTATGATGTTAAACAATGAACTGAGATCAAATTGAACTTAAAACTAGGGACAAACAACACTTTGTGTAAAGTCAGCTTAGGGCTAAGGACTGCATCACCAATTTCTGTCACTCTAACTTTGTATCCATTTGGTAAGGTTATTAAGAAAGGATAAGGTAGAATTCTAATGTCGGTTAATAGGGCTTTGTTATAGGACATATGATTAGAAGCTCCGGAATCTAAAATCCAATATTCAACAGATGATTTGAAGCATTTACATGAAAGATTACCAATAATTTCTTTATGAGTAGAGCAAGCCAATATACCTGCAAAGTTTGCTGCCCCACTAGTGATGTTATTTGAGACTTCAATTGCATTTCCACCATGGAAGTTCTCCAGCAGATGCAGTAACCGATTATATTGCTCCTTTGTCAGGTTTTGAATCTCCACGCTTTGATTTCCAGCACCAACTTCACTGCATCCTCCAGGAACTATCCCTTCAGGTCCTCCGTACACACTTGCAGCAGATGCCctactttttcctttttcttgatTGCTTGTTTTCTCGGCAGAATAGTATGATGATACTTCATCAAACAAAACATCTCTGGAAGTGACAAACTTTTTTGTTTCAGGATCCATACACCTCCATCCTTTCCTATATGAATCATTGCCGACAAAGACACATTTTTTTTGGTTTCGGGTCAAGTTTAGTTTGGTTAGATGTTGGAATATGAACATAGCAAATTGAACCAAATACCCGAAAGTAATTTACATTTGGCTTTTCATCCTATAAAGTCTCAAAAGGAGATTTTTCTTTACCTGGCCATGGAGGTAAACGATTTATTACATGGCATGCACATTGAATAGCTTCAGCCTAAAGCTCTCGAGAAAGATTCTTATCGTGCAACTAGGAAAGGCTCATGGAAACAAGATGAGATAATTTCCTTTCCGAGACACTGTTCTGTTGGAGGGTACTTGGACATGTCATTTGTCTTGAAATACCGTTATCATCACAGTACTTAAAGAAATCATTTGACATATACTCGCCTCTGTTGTCGCTACGTAAACATTTAATCCTCATCCCAAATTCCTTTTTCACAGCAGTTTTAAGCTCAACAAATTTTGACAAATCTTCACTCTTCTCTTTCAAGAGCTTCACCCATGTATATCTTGAAAAGTCATCTACGAACACTATGGCGTAGCGAAAATCACTATAACTTGCTGTTTTTGTTGGTCCCATCAAGTCGGTATGAACCATCTCAAATATAGAGGATCTCCGATTCAATGATCTTTGAAATGGAAGATGATGTGATTTGCCAAATTGGCAGCCTTGACAAACTACATCTTCATGAATATTTTGTAGAGCTGGTATGTCATCCACTAATTTCTTTGAAGAAATTTGCAGCAACAATTGGTAGCCTAAGTGTACCAATCGAGCATGCCAAATTGCTGGACTATCTGTTTGACTTGTCTTCTTCATATAGGCTTCCCCTACTGCCATGACAAATAAGGAACCTTTCTTTTCACCAGCAAGAATAACATTAGCAGTTATATTCTTTACTTTATTAAGAACTTTTACATCATTTGGACCGAACAAAACATATTTTCCAGAATTAGTAATTTGAGAGACTGAAACTAAATTTCTCTTCAAACCTGGAACATGAAAGACATCGTTCAACTTGACATCACTTGTATCTCCAACATCAATCTTTAAAACTTCTTCTTTTGCTACTGGATATACCGAGTTATCGGCTGTAATAATAACTCATTCTCTGTTATGTTGACGCAGCTCTGAAAGTAGCGAATCATTGCCGGTTACATGATGAGAGCAACCAGAATCAATGATCCACTCTTGTCTGCAGCTATCGTGGTTGTAAAGAACTTGGGTTGGTACAGCACCATCGTTCCTCCCTTCAACTACTTCAACGGTGAAGCATTGCTCCCATTTGAGTTGCTCGTTTCCTTCATTTTCAGTGGTAACATTTGCCTTTCAGATCTTCACTCTACATGTTTTCTTGATGTGCCCGATTTTACCACATCTATGGCACTTTCTATTTTCTAAGTTGTCATCAGTAGCTTTTCCACTATTTGAGCCTTTCTCTTTGTTCTTGTTTCCTGTTgatgtgtttttctttttatttttgtcctTTGAGAAGAGAACGACATCAGATTCAAAACTTTTTGCCATTTGCTTTGCTAAAGCCTCTTAGTTGGAAAGCAAATTTTCTAATTCTTCAACTGAAGGTTGCTTTGACCAACCTTGAATGGAGGTGACGAAAGGATTGTACTCCTTCAATCCTCGAATAAGAAATCGTCGCAATCTTGCTTCGCCGATCTTCTCATCCGGATCTAATTCTGAAATTTCAGCACAAATGCTTTTAACTCATAAGAAATATTCAGAAATAGACATACCTCCCTGTGTTAGCACTGCCAATTCATTTTTCAACAGTTGTAATCTAACTGTATTCTTTTGAGAAAACAATCTCTCGACTGTCTCCTAAACTTCTTTTGTTGAACTAACATCACGTACATGATCGATGAATTCTTTTCCAATTGAAGTTCTTAAAGCAAAGAGAGCTTTACCACATTTGATCTTCCATTTCCTTCGTGGTTCCGCATTTTCTGGAGTATTTGTGGGAATATCTTCTTCGGCACCAACGATAAGATCCCACAGGTCTTGACCTTGAAGATAAGCCTCCATACACATTCTCTAGTACTTGTAGTTTGTCCCTACAATCTTTTCAACACCAAACTGTGCATTTGAACTACTTCCCCCATTTGCCAATTCCATACTGCACAAAGAATTTCTCCTCCAACAAGACAAAACGAACTTgatagaaaagaagaaagaaagaacaacCAGAGGAAGGAAGAAATTGCAGTCAAAGAAATTGTAGGGAGAAATAAAAACACTAAAAAATGTTATTGCTTTCTCTGGAACTCTAGTTTACAGCAGGATATGCAAAGCATATAAATAAGACTAAACCACTAACGTTCAACTCCTAAAAAAGCTCTAACAACTAACAAAGAATCCTATCCAAAATTAACAACTAAGCTGATACTATTCGTATAAAATAGAAACTGAATTATTTTGATTCAGTAAACATAAGTAAAACAGCAAATAAAACATGTAAGATGCACTAATTTTTAACAATCAATTCTGGATCTTTGAAGGAGACGGACTTCTTCTTTGACGGGTTTACTGAAGCCGGCTAgaatttttaggtctatttatattgAATAAACGTTTAAGACTATGTAAGTGTAAGGCTGCATACAAACTCCACTTACGGGAGTTCATCGGGTTAATCAATAGCATATGGGCGGCTATTTATGTTTTTTCCCATTATCTTTTGTAGGCATACAATgtagttttctttatttttttttaatttctatagGTAGTTGTGTATTTATCCCTAATTTTAGGGACTTTTTCGTATATATACGAGATTTTAAACTACTTACCtgatttgtataagttttcatatttacaGAAAGTAACTaaaattttttacaaaaatatatacaaatctggtcataatctacaatttatatataacttaaatacaaatattttatacaaaattcggtcaaaaatcataatttaaatacaatttatatacaacttgTATACAATTATGTAAGTCATAAATATTTTGTATACCGTTTTTTACATtcgatatacaaaatatatacaatttgtttatgtcttctttttcgagtttcaatatgaaatccaAACAAAACCTCGAATCTTtaccaaattttctcaaaattaaaatataaacttCAAAGGATATTCCCAATCAGTTGGACcaacacccaattcaaacaaaaaataatttacaaAATTCAATTTTCGAATTTAAAGTTTCTACGATTTCTAACGACTATCAATGGAGTTTAAGCTCATGTATACACAAAAAACTTTAGTTTAGTTTCAATTAcatcgtcaattagtttcagtttagTTCCTAACACTAATTTTGTTGACAATTACTTGTTTATTTATCTAAAAAAAGTTATGGTAACCCATTTGTATTGGTGCTCCATGTGTGTATTCTATGGCTTTTAACCAGTTAAATCATTTTTCTTCACCATTCTTCAAAGCTTCGAGCATGTGTCATCTGCAAAATCCGAAGAGAAGAGGAACACAGAGAGAAATATCTATACggagaagaaaaatagagaagaacGATGCCTACAATGGGTAAGATTGGAgtttaatatattattttgtatataaatgGCAAAATTATATATGCTAGTATAATTAAGTAATAACCTCTTTATGAAGGATAAATAAGtttagaggaattttcagaaaccaatattatttagtggctattaactttaTATAGCTACCATATATATAATTACTTCATATAGCTACTATTAAGTTGTTACGGTACTGTATTCGTGTTGCTGTATTCATAAATGCAGCAGCAAAaaacgcctaaaatcagggcagtctaactgtacgcgcatgtattcaaatgtattcgtgccatgtattcatgatacaataacgacaatcaccttaaaaattgGTATGTCCGGCTGTCTAATAAcggaaataatatcaattagcaTGATACACtcataatataactcaacaaaatcaattctaacatgtctcattatcaactcaattaattagaatgattttttagttgtatataattgttgtatttaacttttttatttaatgtgtttcaatattttttttactgTTGCATTCATTAGATTCAATATTTGTATTTACCGTATCCGTTATTTTATATTCAGTGTATTAaaatgtatttgtattaacaATATTTTGGTTATTCCTAATACATATTATTACTGATATATTCAgtatatttcattggttgtattcaCTGTATTTCTATTTGTATCTAGTGTATTTTTactgtattttattgtattttaaaattaaatatattcATTGTTTATATTATGTTCTATTTTAATATTTGTATTTAATGTATTTCAATGTTTATATCCTGTATTCATGCTTGAATATAGGTGTATTTAGctgtattaaaaaaaatacaaaccttCGAAATATATAAATACAGACAAAAAATAATATGTTTATATAAAAATACAATGTATCTGAGCGAATTTGTACATaatacaatgtatttgtatcattgtatgtgactaaaaCTGGTAAAATTTGGCGCTTCTGAAACATAAAAACCGGAATTTTCTCTTGGAGTCATCGGAAAACCCTCAAAAGCTCAGTTCAGATGTGGTCCACTCCGTGCTTGATCGAAACAAATTGGTTGTTAACTCAAAACGCCTGATTGACATCTTCGACTAGTCAAATCACAAATTGGGTGTGACTCAACACATTGATTCTTTCTCTATTCTTGTTTGACTTTATGCAATTCAAAAAGTATTGCAGTATCCGTGTAGAGGAATCCATTATAATATCCAACATAGAAGAAAGCCGCAGTCTCTTTCTTTCTAATATAGCAGCAGTACAAACCCATTGTAAATATCCGGCATAGAAACTAAGCAGTGCAAATCCATTACAATATCTGGCGTAgtcgaagagagagagagaaagaagaaaatttctgttgggattttgagagagaattgtGTGTtagtgaaagaaagagagagaaaaaatataaattgcgTATTTCACGTCTCAAttgtagtatataccataaatatcTATTTtggtataaaatataaaaagtagctatggaaaataatattttaaaataattttgatttataataaatatggtGTATACCTTACTATAAGAAGTAAAATTTCCATAAGTTTATAATGTAGTCTAAGATGGgaaaaaatccccaatttttacgTTATTTATCCATTGGGCTAAATGAAATCCATACAAGACGGCCCAAAAAGACGCACaacaaaatttcaattttccGCCGAATCAAATCAATGTTCAAAGCATGTCTTCATCTGAACTCAACTTTCCCGCCTCTCAAAACCCTAGCAGCAAATGGCGATTCACATGGGAAGCTCAATCACACGTTTCAACTCTTCGATTAATCCTTTTCAATACCAAATTCAAGCCCTCTTCTCAATGCAACAATATCAGTATCAACTTATATGTGGAGCAATCTCTGCTCACTATCAGCTTTTTCGAACCGGAACAAAAACCCGCGACTTTAATTAGGGTTCCGCTTCCTCGGGTCTTAATTGACCCGGAATCTCCGGTTCATTCTAGAGCGTTTGATGATCATATTGAAGTTAAACTTTCTCTTCTTATTCCTGTTGATCATCCGCTCATGTCGGGCTTGGATTTATCTGAACCAGAAGGAAAACCGGCCTCAGATACGTTGTTTCCGTTCTCCGTGAATTATGGTTAGCcagttttctttttcctttaatttttatttaaatttgatttgtttagtttaattttggttttatatgTGCGAATTTGGATGCTTAGTGGTGATTGGCTGATACATTGTGACGCATCTAAAGGTAGAGGCTTTTATCTTAAATGAAAATTTCGTCGATATTTAAAAGTCAAAAACAGCATATTTTGTCATATTTATGATATTGTATTCTCTTTATAGATTACTCTCTcggtcccaatttatgtgatggtGTTTGATTAGACAcgaattttaaaaaagaaaattatctCATTAAGGTAAAATATCattttttaagttaaattatttctaaacatAAAAAGTGCAATTCCTTTAGAATAGACTAATAGGCAAATATGCCACATAAGTTGGAAGCGAGGGGAGTATATGTACCATTTCTCTAAAAACATTGGGAGAGTGGGAGTACTCTTTATAATTAATATAATGTTTTTACGATGTACCAAGGATGTGGCCTAGTGGTATAGTTGGAATAACTACTAGGAGATCGAAGCATTGGGTGATTTCTTCTTGTACACCCATTCCTTGGTGGAAGGATAGAAGTGCTTAGTGGGACAATCCAGTTGCATGGAAGCTGCCCCCACAAAAAACAATTAGTTATATTTTTGTACTCTCACCATTTATATGATATTTTACACTCTTTTACATCTCTTAGCTACCGCTTTGATTTATTTCCAACATACTCGAGATAATACTaacaatttatagattttcttacCTTCATGAAAATCCAGTCTATTTGTAGAAGAGGGAGCAGGAGTCTGCGTTGCGCCTTTGGATTAAATAGTATATTTTAGATGAATTTACTTTTTTATGTTTGTCAGGGATTTTAATAATTTGCAAgactaaaatttcaaaatttgatCAATGTAATGTGTTAGTCTATTAAATCACTTTATGGAGTAGAAAATACAGCTTCAAAGTTCTAAAACATGTGCTAACCACTAGTTAAAATAATGTGAATGACTTAATTAGTTAATTCTCTTGGGATACcaagacaaaaagaaaaatgaatagaCAGTGATATTAGAGTAGTTTTATTATGgtttatatatattctcttttacTGTGTTTATGTATACCTTCGTTGATGAACTTGCTGAATTGTCATGCTGAAACTGCCATATCAACTTGCTGTTGATTGGATGTTTTAGGCATATAAATGTGATCACTGCTTGACATACCCTATGATTACCCTATGACTACCACTATTTGCATTCTGGCACCTATTGAGcttcttttcatttatttatctTCCCTCTTAATAATTCTTCTTTGTTGGCTTAGAAATGAAGGAGTTATCTGCGATGGAGGAAGTCCACTTTTACTGCAGAAGTTGCTCGACTAAGTTAACCAGGGCTATCAGGTAGGACTCTTCTATCTCTCAGCCGGGCAGACAATTTCGTTACTTATTTTACTTGAATGCCGTTGCATGTCTCTAATATTTATTTCTTTAAGCAGATTATTTAATGAGATGCCATCAGTCGACTGGCAAGATGTTGCAGACAATTGGTTTGGGACATGTTGTTGCTCGTTTGGTGGTATAAGTGAAAAGCTGGTCAAGGAATTTGCAAAGTCATATTCTTGTACAACAGGTGTTTGCCTTATAACTGGCGCatctgttattatatgcaaagaGGACATTGTTGGATGTGAATTTCCTGAGCCGAATAGGGACCAAACTTATGATTCTCAGGTCAATTCAGCCGAGACGACTTGTTTAACCAGAGATGTACCCTGCAAAAGTGAACAATCAAGAAAGGTCTGCTTCAACTATCCAGGCGCAGGAGAGGTAGTTGATGAGATTAGCAGCGGTCGCCCTATAGAAGAAAATATTGGGGTGAAACAAAACAATGAAGTTGCTGAAATGGTGTTAAATGGTGATAGTTCAACATGCATGCCTTTAAAGTTGAAGGACGAAGACAATATGAAGTCATTGGCTGGAATTTCTTCAGAAGCAAACTGCCACACTAGAAACCAGAACGATGGCTGTTGTACAAGCAATATGTGTGAAATGGAGAAAGAATATGAATTGAATATTGAACTCCTAGATAAGCAGAAGATATTTCTTAAAGGCTGCCTTGGGGATGCTTTTATGTTGAGACCTTCCAATCTTTCCAATGATGTCAATTGGATTGAATTTCTCTGTCCTAAATGTTCATCTATTATAGGATCATATCCTTTCTCCAGTGATATTGCACCATTGGATGATGGAATTCGGCTATACAAATATAACATATctacttgtttgcctatttgtgGGGTGAATGATCTGTTTAGGTAAGCCATCTTCCTTGTCCCTCTATATTTTGTTTATCTTGTAATTGGGGCACTCTTGTTTTCATCTGAACTCAAAGTTCTTTACCAACTAGTGGTTCCTGAAACCATGTGGATCCTGTAAAAGTGATGTGTCCTTTAGGCTATATGTTTCTTAACATTTTCTCCCATTATATTTCCCTGAAACCGTATGGATCCTGTAAAACCATACatgtctttttctctttctttggaGAGCTGAAAAAGACATGAGAACAGTAACTTTGTCAATAATGTAGTAAATGCTAAATAGTTTTCTAGTTGTGCTATAAGTAAGATGTTGGTTTGTGTGAGAGACGACATAGGCTATACCCTGATAGAGAGACGTACTTAGGATAGAGCTTATTTCCTCTCTCTTTCATTTATATCCACTACTGATGTGCTATGTGTAAGGAGGATACCTAACAAGTGAAAGATAAGATCTATAGATTGAATGTTGGGCCTTTAAGGCTCAAAATATTCACAAGACGAGTGTGTAGAATTGTTGATGTTTAGAGCAATGCATGTAGTTTAAAATTGACAAGATTAAAAATGATCACATCCGACATAGGTGGAAGTAGGTAAAAGGAGTCTTGAGATGGTCTGGTCAGGTCAGGTCCTACTTTGACCTCCAAATGCATCAGTCTAAAGGCATGACATTGATGATTGAAGTTGTTATAGAGGACTAGTCAGACTTAAAATTACAGGGAGACTATTTCTGAGAAGCAAGATGAACTTAGCTAAGGACAGAATACAATGAATGCAAAAATCCATATAGGTGATGTAATTAGTTGGGATCGAGACTTCGTTGTGTTACATACTATGCATGGTGTTTATCATGAGTGTTTTTTAGTTTAGTTAGAGACCTTACGTTAAGACAACTCTTAGTTTTACTCAACCCCTGATTTACCTTAGAATAAGTATTATTTGTATTGGAATGGATTATGCCCAAATGGAGTGGATATAGAAAATTTTCGTATAGTCAATTCCAACTAGTTTGGAATTGAGGGACAATTGATTGATCGACTTTGATTTCGTGATGTATTAATACACTTGCTCTGGGAGACAGGAACTATACGTTGGAAAGGATGTTTACACGTCAACTGCTTGAAGCTGCACAAGATGAACTATCATTTCGGACTGTTGTCAGAGATATGCACACCAAAAGTCCACTTTCACAAATTGTTCTCCTAAACCCAAATGCATGGTGCTATAGTGGATGTTGCATGCATGACATGGAACCAGCTGCTAAGATCAATATGTACCCGATTGTCAAGCTATTATTCTCTGCGAACATTAAGGGCATGGAACTTGAACCCAGGTGATTGCTTCTCTACTCTAGCTGGTCTTTTCTTCTGCCTTTTCATGCCTTCTTGCATATATTTATATGTTATCTTCCCTCTATCTCTGCCTTTATGCTGGGCAGGGGAAGAAAAGGGGAAGTTGTTGGGGTGGGGAGGAGGTTGGTGTTCAAGCTTTTGGACCTTACAAGTTATATACTGTCATGTGCATCAACTGGGTTTCAGGAACTATATGATTAGTTGCCATATTTAAAGATAAGTTGgcatgaaatactaaattatTGACTTCCTGATGATTTTGGAAAAGATATACTATTGTCGAAAGTTTTAGATAGCATTAGATGTTGCTACCGATTTGAAAAGAAATTGTTTTTGAACACTCTCCAAGATGTTGTCGTGTTGCATATAAAAGGCAAAGTGGATCCTTAAGAAGCTAGGCACTGCATCTTATATTAGAAATCCAACTAAAGGTTATCTAGATAAATCTTGTAGGATTTACTGGAAATAAGACAATCATCGACAAGATTTGTTATTACTTCATCTGTTTTAACATTATCCTATTGCACATGTTCCTGTGGCTATTTTCTCTTCTTTCAGTTCACACACTCCTTACCAATGACTCCTGTTCCCATCCATTTCAAAGCTCCTTGGCTGAGATAAAACTTTTTGCAGGAAAGTAGAAGAATGGGTGACCAAGAATCAAACAGATGAAGTTTATATGTTGCCATCTCAAGTGACAGAACTAATTACAAACTTGGAGATGGCAAATAAAATGTGGCCACCGTCACATATGCTGTTGCAGGGTTTCTATATGTCATCCTTGAAGAGATAAACGGCAAGTCGTTTCAATTTCACTCTGACATTCCTTGTAATCGAGGAGGAACAACACTCTTCGTATGTAAAGTGCATGTTCCGTCATTACAAGCATTGGCCTGAAACAGTGATCTCACTAATTGAGC comes from the Nicotiana tabacum cultivar K326 chromosome 14, ASM71507v2, whole genome shotgun sequence genome and includes:
- the LOC107825908 gene encoding uncharacterized protein LOC107825908 is translated as MSSSELNFPASQNPSSKWRFTWEAQSHVSTLRLILFNTKFKPSSQCNNISINLYVEQSLLTISFFEPEQKPATLIRVPLPRVLIDPESPVHSRAFDDHIEVKLSLLIPVDHPLMSGLDLSEPEGKPASDTLFPFSVNYEMKELSAMEEVHFYCRSCSTKLTRAIRLFNEMPSVDWQDVADNWFGTCCCSFGGISEKLVKEFAKSYSCTTGVCLITGASVIICKEDIVGCEFPEPNRDQTYDSQVNSAETTCLTRDVPCKSEQSRKVCFNYPGAGEVVDEISSGRPIEENIGVKQNNEVAEMVLNGDSSTCMPLKLKDEDNMKSLAGISSEANCHTRNQNDGCCTSNMCEMEKEYELNIELLDKQKIFLKGCLGDAFMLRPSNLSNDVNWIEFLCPKCSSIIGSYPFSSDIAPLDDGIRLYKYNISTCLPICGVNDLFRNYTLERMFTRQLLEAAQDELSFRTVVRDMHTKSPLSQIVLLNPNAWCYSGCCMHDMEPAAKINMYPIVKLLFSANIKGMELEPRKVEEWVTKNQTDEVYMLPSQVTELITNLEMANKMWPPSHMLLQGFYMSSLKR